The Leptospira selangorensis sequence TCACGGACGAAGAGTTCAAATTCATTAAGGATTTGATGTATAAGGAAACCGGAATATTCCTGGCGGATCATAAAAAGATAATGGTCCAATCCAGGTTGAATTCCAGGGCAAGAATGCATAAGATGCAGAATGTTTCGGAATATATCCGAGGTCTGCAGGCTGACCGCAAATTTTTCCAAAGTGAACTCACCGAACTTATCAATCGTATTACCACTAATAAAACTGATTTTTTCCGAGAAAACCATCATTTTGAATTTCTAAAGGAGACCTTCTTTCCTTCCGTTGAGGAGAAGGCTTTGAAGTCCGGGAAAAAGCAGCTTCGTATCTGGTCCAGTGCTTGTTCGACCGGTGAGGAGCCCTATACAATCGCCGTTACTTGTGCCGAATATTTTATGCATAAGCCAGGCTGGGATATCAAAATATATGCATCCGATATTGATACGAATGTGGTGCAAACCGCTCAAGAAGGTATTTATAAAGCGGATCGTTTAGAACCTGTGAGTGAAGCTCTTAAAAAAAGATATTTTCTAAAAGTGAAGGATCTCTCCGGAAAAAATCAGGATACCTATCAGGTAAAACCAGAGATCAAATCCATGATCGAATTCCATAAGGTAAATCTTTTGGAAACTCCTTATCCGATACGGGAGAAGATGGATTGTATCTTTTGCAGAAATGTGATTATATATTTCGACAAGCCTACCCAAAAGAAAATTTTCGAGAACTTCGAACATGTTTTGAAGGATCGAGGACTTTTGGTAATAGGCCATTCTGAAACTCTTTTTGGGATTTCAGAAGCGTATAAGTTCTTAGGTCATACTGTTTATCAAAAAAAACCTAAAATTTGATATTTGTTGGAGAAAATTCTATGTTCAGAACATTTTATGTTTTTCTAATAATTGCTCTTTTTTCTTTTTCTTCCTGCGGGAATCGAGAAGATAAGGAACTCGCAGAATGGGTAGAGAAGGGCGCCCTGATCGTAGACGTAAGAACACCTAACGAATATGAAAAACGTCATTTTCCCGGTGCGGTCAATATTCCAATAGATAGTTTACCTTTAAAAGTGGATGAGTTGGGCTCCAAAGATAAACAGATCATTCTATATTGCCAATCAGGTGGCCGTAGCTTAAGGGCAAAAACTTTCTTAGAAGAAGAAGGATTTTCTCAAGTAAGAGACGCAGGGAGAATAGATCGTCTATTCTCCGCTGTTTCCGAGTGAATCTAATCTTTTACTTTAATATTCTAAACGATTAAAGTTTGAATTTTTCGGAGATATTTTTGAGTATCTCCGCTGTATTCGACAAGTTCCTGGAAGAAGAGGACATTTGTTCCGCTCCGGATGCAGTATTGATCGTATGCTCGTTGATCTGCATGATCACTTGAGAAATTTCAGAAACCGCTTTTTTCTGTTCGTCCGCAGCTAATTTTACCGCTTCTGATTCGATCCTTACTTTTCCTGCGTTATCCGTTACGGCCTGGTTTATATCCGTTTGGGAACCGGTGATGGAATACAATCTATCCATCGCATCGGAAACTTGGTCCACATTCCGGATAATCGCATGAATGATCTCCGTAGATGCTTGTATCCCTTTGGCTCCGCTATCCAATTCTCCTGTGTTCTTATTGATCATAGCAGAGATAGATTTGATAGAAGAAGCCGTCTTTTCTGAAAGTTTGGAGATCTCTTCTGCGACGACCGCAAATCCTTTTCCTGCTTCTCCGGCTCTTGCTGCTTCTATCGCTGCGTTCAATGCAAGAAGTTGAGTTTGTTCAGAGATATCATTGATGATCCCTATGATTGCGGTCATTTCCCCGGATGATTTCAGGATATTCGAGATCATCGCATTCATTCCGGAAAGAGATTCTTCTCCCTTTTTAGCTTGGAGAGAAATGGACTTTGCCATATTCAGGGTTGCCTGGACTTCGTTTCCGATCTGGTTCACACTTTGAGAAAGTTCGGTGATCTTGATCTGGAATTGTGAAATATTAGAATACTGGTTATAGATGGAACCTGAAATATTGTCCATCCCTGCGGACATCTCTTCTACCGTAGCGGACATTTCTTCCGTAGAGGCTGCCGTGGACTGAGCTCCATTGGAGAAGTTTTCAGAACTCGCAGATAGTTCTTCTGCGGAAGCCGCAAGTTCTTGGGAAACTTTTTGGATATCCCTTACTGAAGTTCTCAAACTTTCTAAGAATGAGTTGGTATCCTTGCTTAGATCTCCTATCTCATCTTCATGGTAAATTTTGAGACTTGCCGTAAGATCTCCAGTAGACATGGAGCGGAATAATTCCCTTGCTTCCTGTAAAGGATGAAGGCGAACATTTACTATTTTATAAATAATGAATATTGAAACGATTAGGAAAACGAGCGCGAATGCTATGATCCTGAATAACATTTGGTGAACCACTTCCGCAAGTTCGTCCTTGGATACCACTGCGGAAACTCTTAGGCCGTATTCCGGAACATCATAAACTGTGGCTATTTTATCTTTTTTGAAAAAATACTCCATATGTTCTTCTGAAGGAAGGGTCATTAGTTTTTTGCCCCAATCCGTTTTGCTCAGATCCAATTTTAGGATGAGCGATTTGTCCGGATGTCCTACAACTACTCCATTCATGTCGGTGATTGCAATATATCCGTCCGATCCGATGGTGATCCCACTGACTACTGCTTCCGTCATTTTGCTGAGTGAGATCGCAAAACCTAAAATACCTACTACTTGGTTTCCGTCCTTGGTGGGAACAGTGAGAACAGCGACTGCTTCGCCTGTAACAGGAGAAGGATTTACCTTGCTTAAAAGATTTTTTCCTTCCAATGCAGCTTTGATATTTGCGTCAAAACCTGTTCCACCCCAACGAAAATTATTCGCCTTACCTGTGGCATCCGCGAAAACCATCGGGTTTTCTTCGGGAGTGGATAAGAATACGTTCTCATACGTATCATATTTTTTGAATACGTTTATTAGAGTTGGATTTAGGCTTCCCCTATCTCTTGCAATCGTTGCTTTGATAAATGGGGTGTTGGAATTTACGAATTCCGCCAAAGTTGCTTGCTGGTCGAAGAAGAACTTGATATGTTTTCCCGCGAGTTTCGAGATCTTTTTCATCTCGTCTATATAAGCTTCTTCCACATATTTTTTTGCGGTAAAGTATGCGAATGAGGAGATGCCGACCGTAAGTAGAACTATAGTAATTGTACTTACTGCTAGGATGATGATCTTTAAACTGTTTCTTTGCATTTTGTTGAGTCGAATCTGGATCGGATTATATTTTAAATTTTTCGGTTATGTTTTTCAGCACTTCCGCGGTGGTGGCAAGGTTCTGAGCGGATGAGGACATTTGTTCGGAACCGGATGCAGTATTTAAAGTATGCTCGTTTATTTGAGTGATTACCTGAGCGATCTCTCTTACTGCTCTTTTTTGTTCGTCAGTTGCGAGTTTTACTCCTTCTGCTTCCGTTCCAACACGATCAGATTGTTCATCTACGGACCTGTTCACAGATTCTTGGGCAGAAGTAATCTCGAATAGATGATTCATCGCCTCACCGACCGAGTCCACGTTTTTAATAATGCTATGTAGTATCTCCACGGAAGAACGAATTCCCTTAGCACCCTCATCCAATTCTGAATTGTTCTTATTGATCATCTCGCCGATGGATTTGATAGAAGAAGCCGTTTTGACTGAAAGTTTGGAGATCTCTTCCGCGACGACTGCAAATCCTTTTCCTGCTTCTCCGGCTCTTGCAGCTTCTATTGCCGCATTCAATGCGAGAAGTTGTGTTTGGTCGGAAATATCATTAATAATACCGATGATAGATTTCATTTCTCCGGATGACTTTAGGATATTTTCTATCATGTTGCTCATTCCGGTGAGTGAACTTTCTCCTCTTTTTGCTTCTTGGGAGATGGACTCGGCTATTTGTAGAGTATTTTTTATCTCAGAGCCTATCTTTCTGACTCCAGAAGATAGTTCCTTTATTTTAGTATGAAATTCTAAAATATTCGAATATTGACTGTCGGTGACAGAGGCGATATTTTCCATACCAGCGGACATCTCTTCTACTGTGGCAGACATTTGTTCGGAAGAAGCAGCGGTAGATTGAGCTCCTGTCGCAAAACTTTGGGAAGAAACCGTTAATTCTTCCGCGGAAGA is a genomic window containing:
- a CDS encoding rhodanese-like domain-containing protein; this translates as MFRTFYVFLIIALFSFSSCGNREDKELAEWVEKGALIVDVRTPNEYEKRHFPGAVNIPIDSLPLKVDELGSKDKQIILYCQSGGRSLRAKTFLEEEGFSQVRDAGRIDRLFSAVSE
- a CDS encoding methyl-accepting chemotaxis protein, giving the protein MQRNSLKIIILAVSTITIVLLTVGISSFAYFTAKKYVEEAYIDEMKKISKLAGKHIKFFFDQQATLAEFVNSNTPFIKATIARDRGSLNPTLINVFKKYDTYENVFLSTPEENPMVFADATGKANNFRWGGTGFDANIKAALEGKNLLSKVNPSPVTGEAVAVLTVPTKDGNQVVGILGFAISLSKMTEAVVSGITIGSDGYIAITDMNGVVVGHPDKSLILKLDLSKTDWGKKLMTLPSEEHMEYFFKKDKIATVYDVPEYGLRVSAVVSKDELAEVVHQMLFRIIAFALVFLIVSIFIIYKIVNVRLHPLQEARELFRSMSTGDLTASLKIYHEDEIGDLSKDTNSFLESLRTSVRDIQKVSQELAASAEELSASSENFSNGAQSTAASTEEMSATVEEMSAGMDNISGSIYNQYSNISQFQIKITELSQSVNQIGNEVQATLNMAKSISLQAKKGEESLSGMNAMISNILKSSGEMTAIIGIINDISEQTQLLALNAAIEAARAGEAGKGFAVVAEEISKLSEKTASSIKSISAMINKNTGELDSGAKGIQASTEIIHAIIRNVDQVSDAMDRLYSITGSQTDINQAVTDNAGKVRIESEAVKLAADEQKKAVSEISQVIMQINEHTINTASGAEQMSSSSRNLSNTAEILKNISEKFKL
- a CDS encoding CheR family methyltransferase — translated: MDDNFSSFSQITDEEFKFIKDLMYKETGIFLADHKKIMVQSRLNSRARMHKMQNVSEYIRGLQADRKFFQSELTELINRITTNKTDFFRENHHFEFLKETFFPSVEEKALKSGKKQLRIWSSACSTGEEPYTIAVTCAEYFMHKPGWDIKIYASDIDTNVVQTAQEGIYKADRLEPVSEALKKRYFLKVKDLSGKNQDTYQVKPEIKSMIEFHKVNLLETPYPIREKMDCIFCRNVIIYFDKPTQKKIFENFEHVLKDRGLLVIGHSETLFGISEAYKFLGHTVYQKKPKI